Proteins found in one Phoenix dactylifera cultivar Barhee BC4 unplaced genomic scaffold, palm_55x_up_171113_PBpolish2nd_filt_p 000670F, whole genome shotgun sequence genomic segment:
- the LOC120106869 gene encoding protein SUPPRESSOR OF MAX2 1-like, translated as MRAGLATIQQTLTTEAAAVLNRAIAEASRRRHGQTTPLHVAATLLAAPSGLLRQACARSHPLSSHPLQCRALELCFSVALDRLPASSGADPVPDPPLSNALMAALKRAQAHQRRGCPEQQQPPLLAVKVELEQLVVSILDDPSVSRVMREASFSSPAVKAAIEQSLASLSPVANFPSSAATPAGLGLSPGPRPPSRNLYVSPRLQQQQQQPQRRGEVKKVLEILTRTNKHNPVLVGDSDPDAAKREVLLMIERRELGSHALPALQLAHVVTLEREFSSSDRSLIPSKIRELGGLVESRIQASAINGGGGVILDLGDLKWLVEGPGGYGESVSSGPIQLQQRQVVSEIGREVVAEMGRLLQRFGEGSSNGGRLWVVGTATCATYLRCQVYFPSMEVEWDLQAVPVAPRSPLTGLFPRFGGNGILSSSVESLSPLKGFQPMSLERTNSSHQISLCKLCRENYERELAKLGASEVEKSSTESRPESRQALPHWLQLGTPSCTKPTSDQPQTRAQELRWKQRTEELLNKWRMTCVRLHRNSHPPAASSEKPLAPTFPLLSANTPSVRPQQTFQTGSTLSPRSIAPVQMSRDHGLQINSSSERPMSPPGSPVKTDLVLGQSKALGNSLEKTHRERVKGFPGCMQGPIPDQPRDKTVGNSETDSLKRLFKGLMESTEWQPEAASSVASTVMQCRSGNGKRRGLGPKADTWLLFLGPDKVGKRKMAYALSELLYGTGPITIGLGSPRTEGGDGESNAKLRGKTAPDRLAEAIQRNPFAVFVLEDIDYADTLARGTIQRAIERGRLPDSYGREVSLGGGIFLLTSNWLPEELKRSQDFLLRCEEKVLDSVNSGRQLEFSPGEKTGKRRADWSLKDERNTKARKESAGLVLSLDLNLGVGIDDDACEGSRNSSDLTVEHENEAERLAVRCSTPSNATELMELVDNAIVFKPVDFSPMRRRISESITKKFREIMGDGRSMQVDEDALDQLVGGVWLGGATTAAFEEWAERVLVPSIQQLKNSSNDGATVRLSSVKTGARMQRGNAAGDLLPSSVMVNVDGL; from the exons ATGAGGGCGGGGCTGGCGACGATCCAGCAGACGCTGAcgacggaggcggcggcggtgctCAACCGGGCCATCGCGGAGGCGTCCCGGCGGAGGCACGGCCAGACGACGCCGCTGCATGTCGCCGCCACCCTCCTGGCTGCCCCCTCTGGGCTCCTCCGCCAGGCCTGCGCCCGCTCCCACCCGCTCTCCTCCCACCCGCTACAGTGCCGCGCCCTCGAGCTCTGCTTCTCCGTCGCCCTCGACCGCCTCCCAGCCTCCTCTGGCGCCGATCCCGTCCCGGACCCGCCGCTCTCCAATGCCCTCATGGCCGCCCTCAAGCGCGCCCAGGCCCACCAGCGCCGCGGGTGCCCCGAGCAGCAGCAGCCTCCCCTCCTCGCCGTCAAGGTCGAGCTTGAGCAGCTCGTCGTCTCCATCCTCGACGATCCCTCCGTCAGCCGCGTCATGCGCGAGGCCAGCTTCTCCAGCCCCGCCGTCAAGGCTGCCATCGAGCAGTCCCTCGCCTCCCTGTCCCCCGTCGCCAATTTCCCTTCCTCCGCCGCTACCCCGGCCGGCCTTGGATTGAGTCCCGGCCCCCGCCCCCCCTCCCGGAACCTCTATGTCAGCCCCCGcctccagcagcagcagcagcagccacAGAGGAGGGGGGAGGTGAAGAAGGTGCTGGAGATACTGACAAGAACCAACAAGCACAATCCGGTCCTCGTTGGGGACTCCGACCCGGATGCCGCGAAGAGAGAGGTTCTGCTGATGATCGAAAGGCGGGAACTCGGCAGCCATGCCCTGCCGGCTCTTCAGCTGGCCCACGTCGTCACCTTGGAGAGGGAATTCTCCTCCTCGGATCGGTCCCTGATCCCCTCCAAGATCAGGGAATTGGGCGGCTTGGTCGAATCCCGGATCCAGGCTTCCGCCATTAATGGCGGGGGAGGTGTGATTCTTGATCTGGGGGACCTGAAATGGCTGGTGGAGGGCCCCGGTGGGTACGGGGAGTCAGTCAGCTCAGGCCCAATTCAGCTGCAGCAGCGGCAGGTCGTCTCGGAGATAGGCCGGGAGGTGGTGGCGGAGATGGGGAGGCTTCTGCAGAGGTTTGGAGAGGGTAGCAGTAATGGCGGACGGTTGTGGGTTGTCGGGACGGCGACTTGCGCAACATACCTGAGGTGCCAGGTCTACTTCCCCTCCATGGAGGTTGAATGGGACCTCCAGGCCGTGCCCGTCGCACCAAGATCGCCGCTTACCGGTTTGTTCCCGAG ATTTGGAGGCAATGGAATTCTAAGCAGCTCAGTCGAGTCTCTCTCGCCATTGAAGGGTTTCCAGCCCATGAGCCTGGAGCGCACCAATTCCTCCCACCAAATAAGCCTCTGCAAACTTTGCAGAGAGAATTACGAGCGTGAGCTCGCCAAGCTCGGAGCCAGTGAGGTCGAGAAGTCCTCAACTGAATCCAGACCAGAAAGCAGGCAGGCATTGCCTCATTGGTTGCAGCTTGGGACACCCAGCTGCACAAAGCCGACATCAGACCAGCCTCAG ACCAGGGCGCAAGAGCTCAGGTGGAAGCAGAGGACAGAAGAATTGCTGAATAAATGGCGGATGACATGCGTCCGCCTCCACCGGAACTCCCACCCGCCGGCCGCCTCCTCCGAGAAGCCTTTGGCTCCCACTTTTCCATTGCTAAGCGCAAATACCCCTAGTGTTCGTCCCCAACAAACTTTCCAGACAGGATCAACGCTTTCTCCTCGAAGCATCGCCCCCGTTCAGATGAGCCGCGATCACGGCCTTCAGATAAACTCATCGTCGGAGCGCCCTATGAGCCCGCCCGGCAGCCCGGTGAAGACTGACCTAGTTCTCGGGCAGTCGAAGGCTCTCGGTAACTCATTGGAGAAAACTCATAGAGAGCGTGTCAAAGGCTTCCCAGGGTGCATGCAGGGTCCGATCCCCGACCAACCGAGAGATAAAACAGTAGGCAATTCCGAGACCGATTCTctcaagaggctcttcaagggccTAATGGAGAGTACTGAATGGCAGCCTGAGGCGGCCTCTTCAGTCGCCAGTACTGTGATGCAGTGCAGGTCTGGCAATGGAAAACGGCGTGGCCTTGGACCCAAGGCCGATACATGGCTACTGTTTCTCGGCCCTGACAAGGTTGGGAAGAGGAAGATGGCTTATGCCCTGTCCGAACTATTATATGGCACCGGACCGATCACCATTGGTCTCGGCAGCCCACGAACTGAAGGCGGTGATGGAGAATCCAACGCGAAACTCCGAGGTAAGACAGCGCCGGACCGGCTCGCTGAAGCCATCCAGCGGAATCCATTCGCCGTCTTTGTGCTCGAGGACATCGACTATGCTGATACACTGGCTCGGGGAACCATCCAGAGAGCAATTGAAAGAGGCCGGCTCCCGGACTCCTACGGCCGGGAGGTCAGTTTGGGTGGTGGGATCTTTCTCCTCACCTCCAATTGGTTGCCCGAAGAACTCAAGAGGTCGCAGGATTTCCTTCTCCGGTGCGAGGAGAAGGTATTGGACTCGGTAAATTCAGGACGGCAACTGGAGTTCTCCCCAGGGGAGAAGACCGGAAAGCGTCGAGCGGATTGGTCGCTGAAGGATGAGCGGAACACCAAAGCGAGGAAGGAGTCTGCTGGACTTGTCCTGTCGCTCGACTTGAACTTGGGCGTTGGCATTGATGATGATGCTTGTGAGGGCTCCCGGAACTCTAGCGACCTCACGGTGGAGCATGAGAACGAGGCAGAACGGCTGGCCGTCAGGTGTTCGACGCCATCAAATGCCACAGAGCTGATGGAATTGGTCGACAATGCCATCGTGTTCAAGCCTGTTGACTTCAGCCCAATGAGGAGGAGGATCTCAGAATCTATCACCAAAAAATTCAGGGAGATCATGGGCGATGGGCGATCCATGCAGGTCGATGAAGACGCGCTCGATCAGTTGGTCGGCGGAGTTTGGCTTGGCGGAGCCACCACCGCTGCATTCGAGGAGTGGGCGGAGAGGGTGTTGGTTCCCAGCATTCAACAATTGAAGAACAGTTCGAACGACGGAGCTACCGTGCGGTTATCGTCGGTGAAGACTGGTGCTCGAATGCAGAGGGGTAATGCTGCCGGAGATTTGCTACCGAGCTCAGTGATGGTCAATGTAGATGGGCTGTAG